One genomic segment of Scomber japonicus isolate fScoJap1 chromosome 23, fScoJap1.pri, whole genome shotgun sequence includes these proteins:
- the LOC128353534 gene encoding sodium-coupled monocarboxylate transporter 1-like — protein sequence MSGDSQVAGSFAVADYLVIALMLLVSAAVGVYFAWVDRGRGTSRDFLTGGRRMTALPVSMSLTASFMSSITVLSNPAEVYRYGAIFIFFGLAYALTMVITSEVFLPVFCRLGITSTFEYLELRFNRATRLLGTVLFIILTILYTGIIVYGPALALSQVTDMDLWSGIISTGIICTFYCTLGGLKAVVWTDVFQIGIMLAGYLSVIIKAVVLQGGVLTIISDSQQGGRLNFWDFDINPLRRHTLWTIIIGGTSCWVCAYGTNQAQVQRYIACKNITHARVSVYLSLLGLCSFLVSSVFAGMSLYSVYKNCDPWTAGMVSTPDQLMPYLVMDILTDYPGLPGLFFAGVYSGSLSTVSSSINAMAAVTLEDLIKPYTNMSERQLFRLSKGLSFFYGILCICMAGLSSVMGGMMQTSASIGGLIGGPLLGLFTLGILCPFANSKGGLSGLVSGLVVSMSVGLVAVISPPPPSMTRPLPLTTEGCNFTTTNSLNWTSTALPTEPSSTPTSPGQIGDGKPLLEDNWLTPSYLYLSLIGVVTAISVGMIVSLLTGGLKMRAEARFTLMKEDTTFYHLFKFFKDRVTRPTGRLDLTKDKEYVNNIDLAFCNTALDLTKSKVRM from the exons ATGTCAGGGGACTCTCAGGTAGCTGGCTCCTTTGCGGTAGCAGACTATTTGGTGATTGCTCTCATGCTGCTGGTGTCAGCCGCTGTCGGGGTCTACTTTGCCTGGGTGGACAGGGGCCGAGGGACCTCAAGGGACTTCTTAACTGGGGGCCGCAGAATGACCGCCTTGCCTGTCTCCATGTCCCTGACTGCCAGCTTCATGTCATCTATCACAGTGCTCTCCAACCCAGCAGAG GTTTACCGTTATGGAGCtatctttatattttttggtCTTGCCTATGCTTTGACAATGGTGATCACATCTGAGGTCTTTCTCCCAGTCTTCTGCAGACTGGGCATCACCAGCACATTTGAG TATCTGGAGCTGAGATTCAACAGAGCAACTCGTCTGCTAGGAACTGTGCTCTTCATTATTCTGACA ATCCTCTATACTGGAATCATTGTTTATGGCCCAGCTCTTGCTTTAAGTCAAG TTACTGATATGGACCTGTGGAGTGGTATTATTTCAACAGGCATCATCTGTACTTTTTACTGCACATTG GGTGGACTGAAGGCAGTGGTGTGGACTGATGTGTTCCAG ATTGGGATAATGCTTGCAGGCTACCTGTCTGTCATCATCAAGGCTGTGGTCTTACAAGGAGGAGTCCTCACCATCATTTCAGATTCACAACAAGGAGGGAGACTTAACTTTTGGGA CTTTGATATAAACCCCCTGAGGAGACACACTTTATGGACCATAATCATTGGAGGGACATCTTGCTGGGTCTGTGCGTATGGGACCAACCAAGCCCAGGTTCAAAGATACATCGCCTGCAAAAACATCACTCATGCGCGAGT ATCTGTGTACCTCAGCCTGTTAGGTCTGTGTTCCTTCCTGGTGTCTTCAGTGTTTGCAGGAATGAGCCTCTACTCAGTATATAAAAACTGTGACCCATGGACAGCTGGAATGGTTTCTACACCTGATCAA CTGATGCCATATTTAGTGATGGACATATTGACAGACTATCCTGGCTTACCTGGACTGTTTTTTGCAGGAGTATATAGCGGCTCTCTAAG CACTGTGTCCTCCAGCATCAACGCAATGGCTGCAGTGACTCTAGAGGATCTGATCAAACCATACACTAACATGTCAGAGAGACAACTGTTCAGGCTCTCTAAAGGACTGA GTTTCTTTTATGGGATTTTATGTATCTGCATGGCTGGACTGTCCTCAGTCATGGGAGGGATGATGCAG ACATCTGCGAGTATCGGTGGGCTCATTGGGGGTCCTTTACTTGGCCTGTTCACATTGGGTATCCTCTGTCCATTTGCCAATTCAAAA GGAGGTTTGTCAGGTCTTGTGTCAGGGTTAGTTGTGTCCATGAGTGTAGGCCTTGTAGCTGTGAtatcccctccccctccttcgaTGACCAGACCTCTGCCCCTGACCACTGAGGGTTGTAACTTCACCACTACAAACAGCCTCAACTGGACGTCCACTGCTCTACCAACAGAACCCAGTTCCACTCCCACATCCCCTGGACAGATCGGTGATGGCAA GCCTCTGCTGGAAGATAACTGGCTCACTCCTTCCTATCTTTACTTGAGTCTCATTGGAGTAGTAACAGCTATCAGTGTGGGAATGATAGTCAGCTTGTTAAcag GAGGCTTGAAGATGAGGGCGGAAGCGAGGTTTACATTGATGAAAGAAGACACGACTTTCTATCATCTATTCAAGTTCTTCAAGGACAGA GTCACGAGACCAACAGGAAGGCTTGACCTGACAAAGGACAAAGAGTATGTTAACAACATAGATCTTGCTTTCTGTAATACTGCACTGGACTTAACAAAAAGCAAGGTTCGCATGTGA
- the lyrm5a gene encoding LYR motif-containing protein 5A — translation MANPLRGEVIKLYKNLLYLGREYPKGSAYFRDRLKSAFMKNKDVTDPDKIKMLVARGDFVIKELEALYFLRKYRAMKKRYYEPEK, via the exons atgGCCAACCCTTTACGGGGTGAGGTTATCAagctttataaaaat CTGCTGTATCTTGGCCGTGAGTACCCGAAGGGATCAGCTTATTTCAGAGATCGCCTGAAGTCCGCCTTCATGAAGAATAAAGATGTAACAGATCCTGACAAGATCAAAATGCTTGTGGCTCGTGGAGACTTTGTCATCAAGGAACTGGAGGCTCTTTATTTCCTCAGAAAATACAGAGCGATGAAGAAGAGGTACTATGAACCTGAAAAATAA